One genomic region from Dermacentor variabilis isolate Ectoservices chromosome 6, ASM5094787v1, whole genome shotgun sequence encodes:
- the LOC142584346 gene encoding uncharacterized protein LOC142584346, producing MKAFITVALLSAASLAYASPRPAATKVDVPSASLGGSVSLGSLGSGLSGSGGLVGSGSRPRPSSGGFGLAAGGLGGSFGSGVSGAGSIVGSHPGFGFGNSAGSGLGSGSTAGFGTSSSLSFGNSGPFGAGFGRPSGAGSLGAGPAAPSGFGVSFSPSLGAGTHGFGAGSSASGAFGPSRPGVFGPHGAGVGGAYGPVGFGGFPSGGVSGGFNVPYGFDDYGDFYGGQYYGSPYGFPGAAGGGYGYYGPYSYGYAAPGGSFGVYPVGAGNVRSASGLSSGSQVSLTRTARSARSASGPSGSSPSRSSSSSSQ from the exons ATGAAGGCCTTCATTACCGTCGCGCTCCTCTCCGCCG CGTCGCTGGCATATGCTAGTCCTCGCCCCGCAGCAACAAAGGTAGATGTACCTAGCGCATCTCTAGGCGGCAGTGTGTCCCTAGGAAGCCTCGGCAGTGGCCTTAGTGGCAGCGGTGGCCTTGTCGGCAGCGGTTCCCGACCACGACCCAGCAGCGGTGGCTTTGGCTTAGCGGCCGGTGGTCTTGGTGGAAGTTTCGGAAGCGGCGTCAGCGGAGCTGGCAGTATTGTGGGAAGCCACCCTGGTTTCGGCTTTGGAAACAGTGCCGGCAGTGGGCTCGGTAGCGGTTCCACTGCTGGGTTCGGTACTAGCAGCAGCCTTTCGTTCGGCAACAGCGGACCTTTTGGCGCTGGCTTTGGACGGCCCTCTGGAGCTGGATCATTAGGAGCTGGGCCTGCGGCTCCAAGTGGCTTTGGTGTTAGCTTCAGTCCAAGTCTCGGGGCAGGTACACATGGATTCGGAGCAGGTTCAAGTGCCTCCGGCGCGTTCGGACCCTCCCGCCCTGGTGTATTCGGACCTCATGGAGCTGGCGTCGGAGGAGCGTATGGACCAGTAGGCTTTGGTGGTTTTCCAAGCGGAGGCGTTTCCGGAGGCTTCAATGTACCTTACGGTTTCGATGACTACGGAGATTTCTATGGCGGACAATACTACGGTTCTCCATATGGCTTCCCTGGAGCCGCTGGTGGTGGCTATGGCTATTACGGCCCGTATAGCTATGGTTATGCTGCCCCTGGGGGTTCTTTTGGCGTCTACCCTGTTGGCGCTGGCAACGTCCGCAGTGCCTCTGGATTGAGCAGCGGCTCCCAAGTATCCCTTACACGCACTGCAAGAAGCGCACGCAGTGCTTCAGGACCTTCTGG CAGTAGCCCCAGCCGTTCCTCAAGCTCCAGCAGCCAGTAA